Proteins co-encoded in one Neofelis nebulosa isolate mNeoNeb1 chromosome 2, mNeoNeb1.pri, whole genome shotgun sequence genomic window:
- the LOC131501238 gene encoding serine protease 58-like, protein MEITDMNRLFLVFSILTVTVVTIIVIPTPTQVKLAQQFNQMSIETAPTFLVFLNSEYEPCLGTLIHKQWVLTAAHCFLPFLEINVAASKENFQNKMGNLRPTFIVQHPDFTRDSAEHDLMLIKLNHPLELKDQVKLVVLPNTTNDRRGEKCTVSGWGWEWRNFNPEPDIQINQTVFWFSNDDCQESLVRQIPIKITENMFCAGSSLENTHSCKELDAVPILCQNQLHGILSWSAGCILKGDIGYYTKVSRYTDWIHKVIHSN, encoded by the exons ATGGAGATCACAGATATGAACCGCCTCTTTCTAGTCTTCAGCATTCTGACAGTGACTG TGGTAACAATAATTGTAATACCAACACCAACACAAGTAAAATTAGCCCAGCAATTCAACCAGATGAGCATAGAAACTGCACCAACCTTTCTGGTTTTCCTGAACTCAGAATATGAGCCTTGTTTGGGGACCCTGATCCACAAACAGTGGGTTCTCACTGCAGCCCACTGCTTCTTACC ATTTCTTGAGATAAACGTTGCGGCTTCAaaagagaattttcaaaacaAGATGGGGAACTTAAGACCCACATTTATTGTCCAACACCCAGATTTTACCCGGGATTCTGCTGAGCATGACCTCATGCTCATCAAGCTGAATCATCCCCTAGAGCTCAAGGATCAGGTCAAGCTGGTGGTTCTACCTAATACCACGAATGACAGAAGAGGGGAAAAGTGCACTGTCTCTGGCTGGGGCTGGGAATGGAGGAATTTCA ACCCAGAACCTGATATCCAGATAAACCAGACTGTCTTTTGGTTTTCTAATGATGACTGCCAAGAGTCCCTTGTAAGACAAATTCCTATTAAAATCACAGAAAACATGTTCTGTGCAGGATCATCTCTGGAGAACACACACTCATGTAAG GAATTAGATGCTGTCCCAATCCTGTGCCAAAATCAGCTCCATGGGATCCTATCTTGGTCAGCAGGGTGTATTTTGAAAGGTGATATTGGCTACTACACCAAGGTGTCCCGCTATACAGACTGGATCCACAAAGTTATCCACAGCAACTGA